In the Flavobacterium sp. 90 genome, TTGCTCAGGTAATTGATAATCGTCCGGATGTTGTAACGCTGTTACGCGAAATTGGTTTTGCTATCTTTTCGATCTTAACGATTTACTTTTTGTTTTTTGCTAAAGAACCAAAAGCTAAAAAATCCAAGATAAAAAAGCACAGTAAAAAAAGTCGTTTCTTTTTAGGAATGCTGCTTTCCGGTTTGAACTTTTTTCCAATTCCGTATTATGTTGTTGTGAGTGTTACCCTGGCTTCTTATCATCTTTTTGCATTCGAAAACAACATTATTTTTACTTTTGTATTCGGATCTGTTTTAGGTTCGTTTGCTGCTTTATACAGTTACATTGGTTTCTTTGGAAGAATAGAAAAGAAAACCGATTATGTCATGAGAAACATGAATACTATTATTGGTAGTATCACAGGATTAATTGCCATTGCAACGCTTTTTAATATTTTGAGTTACTACTTTGGTTAAAAATATTAGCCACACATTTCAAATATTAAATTGATTTTTAAATTTGTTTCACGCAGATTTTGCAGATTTAAGCAAATTTAAAAAGATTTTTGGTTTATTTTTAATCTGCATGAAACTCAAGTTTGACAAACCAAAGTAAAATCATTTTTAATCCTTTAATCTGTGGCAGAAAACATGGCTGAAGATAATTTTTTCGAAAGAGTTTATGCAATCGCCAGACAAATTCCATACGGAAAAGTAACTTCTTATGGCGCTATTGCGAAAGCTTTAGGAACCGCACGTTCTGCTCGAATGGTCGGTTGGGCAATGAATGCTTGTCACAATATGGATGATGTTCCCGCTCACAGAGTTGTAAACAGAAAAGGCCTTTTGACCGGAAAACACCATTTTGACGGAACCAATTTAATGCAGCAACTTCTGGAAAGCGAAGGTATTGTTGTAGAAAACAATCAAATCATAGATCTCGAAAAGCACTTTTGGACACCTGAAATTGAATTATAGATGCCGCAATCTTTGTCAAAGTTTTGAACTTTGACAAAGATAAACTCAGATCAAACATATCACAAAACTCGTTTTATCTTCATCGGTTTGGTAACTTAAATATCCGCCGTGTGCTTCTATGATATTTTTCGAAAGTGTTAATCCTATTCCGGCGCCGTCTTTTCTGGTGGTGAAAAATGGCAGAAATACTTTGTCTCTAATTTCCTGATCGATTCCTTTTCCGTTGTCTGAAATCACTATAAAAAAGCGGTTATTTTCTGTATAACTGGATAAAAACATTTTCTTTTCGCTCTTTTCTTTCAAGGCATAAATACTGTTTGTAATCAAATTAATAATCACTTGTTCCATTTGATTTTTATCTATCAAAATCGATCTTGAACTGTGAATCTCATTAATCAATTCAATATTTTCTGCTTTTAGAATTGGATCCATAATTCGGAGGCAATCTTGAAAAAGCGCATTTATTGGTGTCATTATTTTTGTTGGCGTCGGAAGCATGGCTAATTTTCGATAATTCTCAACAAAAACCTGCAAGTGATCACTTCGATTAATAATGGTCGAAATACTACTTTTTATATCATCAAAATCGTCTTCTTCGAGCTTTTCCTGATCAACTATATGTAGTAAATTCTGCGAAAGCGCACGAATTGGCGTTAAAGAATTCATTAACTCATGCGAAATAATTTTCATTAGATTAATCCAGGCTTCTTTCTCTTTTTTCTCAATTACACGCTGAATACTATCTAGGAGAATTATAAAATACTCTTTATTATATGATTTTGCATGTGACGTTTGGAGCATAAAAGTCTGCAAATCCTGTTCTTCAATTTTAATTGAAATTGCGGATTTTAGATCTGTAAAACCAACATTTTCCACCTCAGAACAAAGTGATGGCAGATAATTTTTAAGGTATTTCCAATGACTTACTTTTGGTACTTTAAATAAGTTAGAGAAACAATCGTTCATCAAGAAAATACTCCATTCGTCATTTTCTTTCTCTAAAATCAAAGTCGCTGTATCAATACTATTTAAAATAGATTGGTAAACAAGTTCTTTTGAAGTTTGTTCTTGTTTCTGCACTTTTAATGAATCATATAAAAGGTACAAATTTTTAAAACTTTCTCTTTTATTAACTTCAGGAAAATTAGTTGTAAAATCATTTTTCAATATTGATTCTAGTGTTCGATCATAAAACAATAATCTGTTTTTGACGAAAAAGTACATTTCAAACAACATTACAGCGCCAAAAAAACCAACTAAAAGCGCATTATAATAAAACATTTTATAGATTAGAAAAACACAAAAGAAAAAGAGCATCATTATAAATAATACTCTCACAAACAATGCATTATAAAACTTCCAGTTTTTCATTATTGTATTTTTTTTATTGCCACAGATTACAGGATTAAAAATGATTTCTTTACTTAATATAGTTCTCTCGCAGATTCTGAAGATTTGGCGGATAAAAATTATCTCGTTTCTTCCTTCTTGGCTCTTTAACCATTTTTTAAATCGTATTTTTCAATTCTTCTGTATAATGCAGCTCTTGACAAACCTAATTCTTCGGCGGTTTTACTGATGTTTCCGTTGTGTTTAAATAAGGCTTTTTCGATAACATTTCTTTCCATTTCAGATAACGGATTTTCGTCATTTTCCTGAAAATCTTCAAAGTTCAAAATATCTAGATCCTGTACAGAAATCGTATTATTATCTGCCAAAATCAAGGCACGTTCGATCTTATTTTCCATTTCACGAACATTTCCTTTCCATGGATATTTTTCTAAATATGGCGCTACATTATCTTCAAATTTCCAGTTTTCCTGATTGTATTTTTCAGCAATTTGATCTAGAATAAAATGAGCCATCGGAACAATATCATCTTTTCGTTCGCGTAATGACGGCAAATGAATTTCCATTGTATTGATTCGGTATAGTAAATCTTCTCGGAATGTTTTGTTTTTTACCTCAGCTTTAATATCACTATTTGTTGCTGCAACAATTCGAACATTTAAGGGTCTGGCCTTACTTTCACCTAAGCGTGTAACGGTTTTGGTTTGCAGAACATGTAATAATTTAGCTTGCAAATGAAGCGGAATATTCCCAATTTCATCCAGAAAAATAGTTCCGCCAGACGCCATTTCAAATCTTCCGGGGGTATCTATTTTTGCATCTGTAAAAGCTCCTTTTGCATATCCAAAAAGTTCACTTTCGAATAAATTATCACTTAAAGAACCTAAATCTACGTGCACAAAAGGCTGATTTTTTCGTTCTGAATTCTCATGAATAAACTCTGCAAAAACATATTTACCCGTTCCGTTTTCGCCCAAAATCAAAACATTAGCATCGGTTTTTGCCACTTTTTCGGCGATAGAATAAGCTTGTTTTATTTTTTGTGATGTTCCAACGAAATATCTTTTCTCTGTTTTTTCGACAACAACTTTTTTGGTGTTTTTTCTGCTTTCGACAACAGCTTTATCTATTATTTCAAGTAATTTTTCGTTATGCCAAGGTTTTAAAACATAGTCAAAAGCGCCAATTTTTATTCCTTCAACGGCAGTTTCTATTTTACCAAATGCGGTCATTAAAATCACAATTGTTTGTGGCGAAAGTGTTTTAATTTCTTTTAGCCAATGAATTCCTTCTCTCCCATCTTCAAAACCAATTCGGTAATTCATGTCTAACAAAACCACATTTATATCATTTTCACTTAAAAGCGAAATGATTTTTTTTGGACTATTTGTCGTGAAAATAGTTTCAAAATGTTTTTTGAGAATCATTTTTGCCGAAAAAAGAATTTCTTCCTGATCGTCAACGACTAATATTTGGGCTTGTTTTTTTCGCATGCTGTCTTTTTTTGTCCGATATCGAACGGTCAACTGTTCATTATCGAACAGTCATTTTTTTAACTGGTTTTCAAAGCTTCTTTAAAATCAAGGCTTTACAAATAATAAATTTTATGGCATAGTATTTACCTATTGACTATCAGTAAATTATTTAAAACATGGACACGGTAATCCCTCGTAAAAATAGAAAATTTAGATATCTGACAATAGCAATTACTGCTTTTTTAGTTTTGGCTGTTATTATCTTTTTCTCCTTTAGCACAAAAAGAAGCTTGAATGTAAAATCAGATGAGCTTTCTATTCAAAAAATCGAAAAAGCTTTTTTCGAAGATTTCGTCGTTTTTCAGGCAAAAGTTGAACCTCTAAACGTAATGTTGGTAAACGTAACTGAAGGCGGATCTGTAAAAGAGATTTTTGTCGAAAATGGCGCAATGGTAACCAAAGGACAATCGCTGGCACGTTTATACAACCCAAACACTGAACTTAATTATCTAACTCAAGAAACGGCAATTATTGAACAAATTAATAATTTGAATACCGGAAAACTGAACATTAGAAATCAGGAATTGAATCTTAATAAGGATTTGGTTTTAATCGAGCATGATTATAATGACGCCAAAAGATTATATGATATGAATGCCAAATTATATGATAAAGAGGTAATTTCTAAAAATGACTGGAATACGTTTAAAGAAAGTCTTCGTTTTCAAGAGGAACGCAAAAGAACGATTCAGCAAAGTATTCAGAAAGAAAAACAAACGAATCAAATTCAGATTTCGCAAATAAATCGTTCGATTCAAACTATGGAGAAAAGTTTGGACATTTTAAGAAACAACAAAAAGAACTTCTTAATTACTGCTCCGGAAACTGGTAGATTGACTTCATTTGAACCGGTTTTGGGTAAATCTTTTCAGGCTGGCGAAAGCATCGGAAAAATAGATTCGAAACGTGGTTACAAACTTGCTGCTGATGTAGATGAATTTTATCTGGAAAAAGTTCGCGAAGGTTTAAAAGGTCAAGTCGAATTTAAAGGGAAAACGCTGGAAGTTTTAGTTACAAAGGTAATTCCTGAAGTTAAAAGTGGTCATTTTACAGTAGAATTGGCTTTTACATCTAAAGAAGAAATTGTTTTACAAGACGGATTAAGTTTTGGGGTAAAATTAATCTTGTCTGAAAAGAATAAAACATTGGTTATCCCAAAAGGAAGCTTCAATCAGGAAACTGCAGGAAAATGGATTTTTGTAGTTAAAGGCAATAAAGCCGAAAGAAGAAACATAAAACTAGGAAGAGAAAATCCTTCGTATTATGAAATTCTGGATGGCTTAAAAGAAGGTGAATCTGTGATTACCTCATCGTATGCAGATTATAAAGACATTGAAGAACTGTCGATTAGTAATTCACAGGCGCAGTAACAGTTTTCAGTCTCAGTCTCAGTCTCAGTCTCAGTCTCAGTCTCAGTCTCAGTTTTCAGTTTACAGTTTTCAGTTTACAATTCACAACTAACAATTTATAATTAATAAAGTTTCAATCATCAATCAAAATCATCATTACACAATTAATAATTCATAATTAACAATTTACAATTAACTTCAATCATCAATCAAAAAACATAATCATCAACAACAATTAAAACCTTAAAAAATATGATAACAATTCAAAATTTAACCAAAGTTTTTAGAACCGAAGAAGTAGAAACCTCAGCTTTGAGCGGCATTAATTTAGAAATTAAACAAGGTGATTTTTTAACTATCATGGGACCTTCCGGTTGTGGAAAATCGACTTTATTGAATATTATTGGTCTTTTGGACGGCGCTAATGGCGGAAGTTATAAATTATTAGGTCAGGAAATGATTGGCTTAAAAGAAAAAGGAAGAGCTCAGGTTCGTAAAGAAAATATTGGATTCATTTTTCAGAATTTTAATTTGATAGATGAACTTTCTGTTTATGATAATATCGAATTACCATTGCTTTACAACAATGTAAAAGCATCTGAAAGAAAACAAAAAATTGAAGCTATTGCTGAGAAACTAAACATTTCGCACCGTTTGAAACATTATCCTCAACAACTTTCAGGAGGACAACAACAAAGGGTTGCTGTTGCAAGAGCTTTGGTAAATGATCCTAAAATCATTCTTGCCGATGAGCCAACCGGAAATCTGGACAGTAAGAATGGTAATGAAGTTATGGAACTTTTGACTGATTTACATGCAAAAGGTGCCACAATTTTAATGGTTACGCACTCTGATTATGACGCTTCGTTTTCGCAAAAAACGATTCATATGAAAGATGGTGTTATATTCTCTGAGCGATTAAATCAGAGAAATGTAGATGTTTTTATGGACGCTAAATAATCTCAAAATGATCAATTTTATTATAACTGTAATCACTTTCCTGGTAGGTTTTGTTTGCAAAGTATTGGCTATTATCTAAAACGAATCAAAGAACTATAAAAAAATAAGCAATGATTTTTAACTGGTTTAAAATATTTATTTATCATTTAAAGCAAAACAAATTGTTTTCGTTTTTAAATGTCCTGGGCTTAAGTATTGGAGTTGCGGGAGTTATTTTTGCAATTTTATATTGGAACAACGAAAATGCATACGATCAATGGAATCCTGAAAAAGAAAACACTTATCAGGTTTTGAATGTAATTGGTGCGACCGGAGACACTTGGGCTACGAGTTCAATTCCTTTTGGAAAAACATGTAAAGCAACGATTCCGGAAATTGAGCAAATTTGTTTTTTAAACATTTGGTACGGCGAGTCTGTTATAAAATATCAAAATCGAAAAGTAATCGATAAAAAAATCATGGTTTCTGATGAGAACTTTTTTGATTTTTTCCCTTTTCCAATTATAAAAGGGGACAAAAAAGATATTTTAAAAGACAAAAACAGCGTCGCTATTGCAGAAGAACAAGCCGAGCTGCTTTTTAAGAATGATGATCCAATTGGGAAATCAGTTTCTTACGACAATAAATCTTATATCGTAAAAGCCGTTTATCGCATTGTAAAACCATCTTCTATTGAACCTAATTATGTTTTTGGAGGAATTGTGCGCGAACAAGATTTAAACCAATGGGGAAATTTCAATTATGGTTTTATGATCAAAATCAAAAAAGATGTTGATCCTGCTTTAGTTTTAAAGAAAATGCACAATGTTAATTTTGTAAACAGAACTTTAAAAGATGCCAAAGAAAGTGGTCAGACTGTGGCGCAATACATAAAAGAAAACGGAGAAATCAAGATCATTATTGATCAATTGAAAACTTTGCATTTACATGGCACAAAAGCTTCAGGATCTACAACTCCTGAAGGAAAAGGAAACCTACAGCTTCTTTATATCATTGCAGGATTATCTGTTTTGATTTTGATTTTGTCACTTGTAAATTACATTAATTTAGCGACAGCTTCGGCCATAAAACGCGCTAAAGAAGTTGGTGTTCGTAAAATTGTTGGTGCAAGCAAAAATCAAATTATTGCTCAGTTTATTTTTGAAACTGCCATAGTTGTTGTTCTTGCTATTTTATTTGCTTTGGCAATCGTAGAGCTTTCTTTGCCTTATTACAATACTTTTTTGAAAAAATCACTTACTATGAATGGCGGTGAATTTTACCTGCAGCTTATTTTCATATTTGGATTAGTAATCATTCTTGCGGGTATTTTTCCTGCTGTTTATATCTCAAATTTTGAAACTTTAAAGGTTTTAAAAGGAAACTTTTCAAGAAGTAAAAGTGGTATCTGGATCCGAAATTCAATGCTTATTTTTCAATTTGGAATTGCTGCTTTTTTCATCATCGGTGCATTAATTGTAAATTCTCAGGTTGACTATATGATGAATAAAGATCTTGGTTTTAGCGGTGATCAGGTTATCAGAATTCCTTTTAGATCCGAAGATTACAAGCAAAAGGCTCCAAAATATTTTACTGCAAAGCAAGAAATCAGTAAAATGTCAGGAGTTCTGGATGTTTCTACTTTTGCGGGTACTTTTGGGAACAGCACAAACTCAAGTTCCGGTTTTACACACAATGGTGTTTTTGTTCAGCCTAGAAATGTTGAAATGGATTTTGGTTTTCTGGAAATGATGAAAATTAAGGTTGTTGAAGGCCGAAATTTATCTCCCAAATTCGCTTCGGACACTATTAATAATTGGTTGATAAATGAATCCTTAGTTAAATTATTAGGGCTTAAAAACCCTATAAATACGGTAATAACTTCCGGCTGGGGAAATGACAAAGGAAATATGAAATTTAAAGTGGTTGGAGTTGTCAAAGACTTTAATATTACAGGACTTCAAAATAAAGTTCCGCCAATGGTTTTTATTAACCTTAAAACTTTAAAATGGAATAACTTTGATAACGTTTATGTAAAAGTTTCACCAAACAACTTAACAGAAACTTTAGCTAAACTAAAAACCTATTGGGAGAAAAACATAAATCCTGATTATCCTTTTGATTATGAATTTGTAAACAAAGGATTTGCCAAAACGTATGAGGAACAAGTAAAACAAAAAGATCTGTTTTTCATTTTAAATCTTGTTGTAATCATCATTGCCATTTTTGGATTATTTGCTTTAGCATCATTCTCAATGGAAAGAAGATTAAAAGAAATTGCAATCAGAAAAACTTTGGGCGCAGAAACAGATGTTTTATTAAAAGCATTATCAAAACAATATGTGCTGTTTTGCTTAATAGGATTTGGTATCGGAATTATTCCTGCTTATATTTTATTACAAAAATGGCTTGAAAATTTTGCTTTCAGAATCGGCGTTTCGGTCGTTCCGTTTAGTATCGCATTGGTTTCTTTAATGTTCCTGACTTTACTAATTGTTTTGGCAAAAGCTTATCAGGTGACCAAAATAGATATTTTAAAATATTTAAAATACGAATAGACTTGTAGACCATTTTTTTTTAAAAGAAACCCGCCAGATTAATAAAATCTGGCGGGTTTCTCTATTAATATTTAACAACTGAATGTCTTATTTTGCAGCAACAGAATCTGATGAATAAAGTAATTTATCTAACTGCGGATCTCTATCGTATACATCAGGATAAAAACCAATTTCGCCATCGTCGTTTACCCAAGCTGTGAAATAACCTATATAGATTGGAATTTTGTTTTTAAGCTTGCAAGTCGTTTCTTTTTCACCACTCATTGCGCTGTTTATTTTGTCTACTGGCCAATCCGGATCGTCTTTTAAGATTTCGAGTGCCAGATTTTTTGCTTCTTTTACGTTGATACAACCGTGGCTAAAAATACGTTTTTCAAATTCAAACAAACTTTTTGCCGGCGTATCATGAAGATAAATATCATTAGGATTCGGAAACATGAATTTAACTAATCCCAAAGAGTTTTTAGGTCCTGGTTTTTGTCGAACATTCCCTCCATTCCATTCCATATTATGATCTGCGAGATAGTTTTTATCTTCGGCCATTTTGAGTTTTAGTTCATTTTTAATAATACTTTGCGGAACATACCAATATGGACTAAATACAATTCTGTCCATCATTCCGCTAAAGATTACTGTTTCAGTC is a window encoding:
- a CDS encoding LysE family transporter; the protein is MALLTPLLSGFIAAFIGIIPPGLINMTAAKVNLKEGKKNALWFVAGAILVIFFQVSLAVLFAQVIDNRPDVVTLLREIGFAIFSILTIYFLFFAKEPKAKKSKIKKHSKKSRFFLGMLLSGLNFFPIPYYVVVSVTLASYHLFAFENNIIFTFVFGSVLGSFAALYSYIGFFGRIEKKTDYVMRNMNTIIGSITGLIAIATLFNILSYYFG
- a CDS encoding MGMT family protein, which codes for MAEDNFFERVYAIARQIPYGKVTSYGAIAKALGTARSARMVGWAMNACHNMDDVPAHRVVNRKGLLTGKHHFDGTNLMQQLLESEGIVVENNQIIDLEKHFWTPEIEL
- a CDS encoding HAMP domain-containing sensor histidine kinase — its product is MKNWKFYNALFVRVLFIMMLFFFCVFLIYKMFYYNALLVGFFGAVMLFEMYFFVKNRLLFYDRTLESILKNDFTTNFPEVNKRESFKNLYLLYDSLKVQKQEQTSKELVYQSILNSIDTATLILEKENDEWSIFLMNDCFSNLFKVPKVSHWKYLKNYLPSLCSEVENVGFTDLKSAISIKIEEQDLQTFMLQTSHAKSYNKEYFIILLDSIQRVIEKKEKEAWINLMKIISHELMNSLTPIRALSQNLLHIVDQEKLEEDDFDDIKSSISTIINRSDHLQVFVENYRKLAMLPTPTKIMTPINALFQDCLRIMDPILKAENIELINEIHSSRSILIDKNQMEQVIINLITNSIYALKEKSEKKMFLSSYTENNRFFIVISDNGKGIDQEIRDKVFLPFFTTRKDGAGIGLTLSKNIIEAHGGYLSYQTDEDKTSFVICLI
- a CDS encoding sigma-54 dependent transcriptional regulator, which encodes MRKKQAQILVVDDQEEILFSAKMILKKHFETIFTTNSPKKIISLLSENDINVVLLDMNYRIGFEDGREGIHWLKEIKTLSPQTIVILMTAFGKIETAVEGIKIGAFDYVLKPWHNEKLLEIIDKAVVESRKNTKKVVVEKTEKRYFVGTSQKIKQAYSIAEKVAKTDANVLILGENGTGKYVFAEFIHENSERKNQPFVHVDLGSLSDNLFESELFGYAKGAFTDAKIDTPGRFEMASGGTIFLDEIGNIPLHLQAKLLHVLQTKTVTRLGESKARPLNVRIVAATNSDIKAEVKNKTFREDLLYRINTMEIHLPSLRERKDDIVPMAHFILDQIAEKYNQENWKFEDNVAPYLEKYPWKGNVREMENKIERALILADNNTISVQDLDILNFEDFQENDENPLSEMERNVIEKALFKHNGNISKTAEELGLSRAALYRRIEKYDLKNG
- a CDS encoding HlyD family efflux transporter periplasmic adaptor subunit, translated to MDTVIPRKNRKFRYLTIAITAFLVLAVIIFFSFSTKRSLNVKSDELSIQKIEKAFFEDFVVFQAKVEPLNVMLVNVTEGGSVKEIFVENGAMVTKGQSLARLYNPNTELNYLTQETAIIEQINNLNTGKLNIRNQELNLNKDLVLIEHDYNDAKRLYDMNAKLYDKEVISKNDWNTFKESLRFQEERKRTIQQSIQKEKQTNQIQISQINRSIQTMEKSLDILRNNKKNFLITAPETGRLTSFEPVLGKSFQAGESIGKIDSKRGYKLAADVDEFYLEKVREGLKGQVEFKGKTLEVLVTKVIPEVKSGHFTVELAFTSKEEIVLQDGLSFGVKLILSEKNKTLVIPKGSFNQETAGKWIFVVKGNKAERRNIKLGRENPSYYEILDGLKEGESVITSSYADYKDIEELSISNSQAQ
- a CDS encoding ABC transporter ATP-binding protein, yielding MITIQNLTKVFRTEEVETSALSGINLEIKQGDFLTIMGPSGCGKSTLLNIIGLLDGANGGSYKLLGQEMIGLKEKGRAQVRKENIGFIFQNFNLIDELSVYDNIELPLLYNNVKASERKQKIEAIAEKLNISHRLKHYPQQLSGGQQQRVAVARALVNDPKIILADEPTGNLDSKNGNEVMELLTDLHAKGATILMVTHSDYDASFSQKTIHMKDGVIFSERLNQRNVDVFMDAK
- a CDS encoding ABC transporter permease, translated to MIFNWFKIFIYHLKQNKLFSFLNVLGLSIGVAGVIFAILYWNNENAYDQWNPEKENTYQVLNVIGATGDTWATSSIPFGKTCKATIPEIEQICFLNIWYGESVIKYQNRKVIDKKIMVSDENFFDFFPFPIIKGDKKDILKDKNSVAIAEEQAELLFKNDDPIGKSVSYDNKSYIVKAVYRIVKPSSIEPNYVFGGIVREQDLNQWGNFNYGFMIKIKKDVDPALVLKKMHNVNFVNRTLKDAKESGQTVAQYIKENGEIKIIIDQLKTLHLHGTKASGSTTPEGKGNLQLLYIIAGLSVLILILSLVNYINLATASAIKRAKEVGVRKIVGASKNQIIAQFIFETAIVVVLAILFALAIVELSLPYYNTFLKKSLTMNGGEFYLQLIFIFGLVIILAGIFPAVYISNFETLKVLKGNFSRSKSGIWIRNSMLIFQFGIAAFFIIGALIVNSQVDYMMNKDLGFSGDQVIRIPFRSEDYKQKAPKYFTAKQEISKMSGVLDVSTFAGTFGNSTNSSSGFTHNGVFVQPRNVEMDFGFLEMMKIKVVEGRNLSPKFASDTINNWLINESLVKLLGLKNPINTVITSGWGNDKGNMKFKVVGVVKDFNITGLQNKVPPMVFINLKTLKWNNFDNVYVKVSPNNLTETLAKLKTYWEKNINPDYPFDYEFVNKGFAKTYEEQVKQKDLFFILNLVVIIIAIFGLFALASFSMERRLKEIAIRKTLGAETDVLLKALSKQYVLFCLIGFGIGIIPAYILLQKWLENFAFRIGVSVVPFSIALVSLMFLTLLIVLAKAYQVTKIDILKYLKYE